CCGCGGTGGCCAGCACCAGGTTCGTCACGACGGATGACGCGCAGGCGGCCACGAGCGGGAAGGCGTTCGACCCCGCCGGGTATGCCGCCGAACGGTACGAGTCGGAGATCGCGCCGCAGATCGAGGCCGACGCGATCGACCTCGCCGGCCTGCTGGAAGAGCTGGCGGCCGGGGCCGACGAAGCGGAGTTCGGGCACACGCCGGGAGCGGGCAGCTCGTACAGCTTCCCGGTGGAGTTCACGGCCGTCGCGGGAGCCCCGAACGGATCGATCCTGCCCGTCACGGTCGAAGGAATCCCGGGCGGTGTCACCGTGCAGGTGCAGATCGGCCCGGCGATCAACGGAACGGCGATCCGCGACGTCACCGGCACGGTCTCCTTCAACGAGTTCAAGAACCAGCTCGAGTTCCAGGAGGTCGCGACCGAGCTGAACAACAGCGTGCGCGAGACGGCGCTGAGCGATCTCGACCCCGTCTCGCTCGAGGGGAAGACGCTGCACGTCGTCGGCGCGTTCACGAGGGTCAATCCCGCACTCGTGTCCATCGTCCCCGTGGTGTTCGAGGTGCAGCCGTGAGCGACGCGGCGATCGAACGGGACGCCGTGGTGATGCGCGCACGGCAGATCACGAAGACCTACGGCGCCACGAGGGCACTCAAGGGCGTGGACTTCGAGATCCGGAGCGGTGCGGTCACGGCGCTCTTCGGCGAGAACGGTGCGGGCAAGTCGACGCTCATGAAGATCCTCTCCGGGGTCGAGACGCCGACGAGCGGCATCCTCGAGCTCGACGGCCGTGAGATCCAGCTGGCCAGCACCGTCGACGCGGCGGAGCACGGCATCGCGATCATCCACCAGGAACTCAGCCTGTGTCCGAACCTGAGCATCAGGGACAACATCTACATGGGCCGGGAGCTCGTTCGCGGGGGCATCGTCGTGGACGAACGCACCGAGAACGTGCGAACACGCGAACTGATGGCACGGCTGGAGGAGCAGCTCGACCCGCGCACCCTCGTCGCGGACCTCCGCCTCGGGCAGCAGCAGGTCGTGGAGATCGCACGCGCGCTCGCCGGCGATGCGCGGGTGCTGATCATGGACGAACCGACGTCGGCGCTCTCGGGCAACGAGGTCGAAGTGCTGTTCCGGCTCATCCGCGAGCTGACCGACTCGGGAGTGGCCATCGTCTACATCTCCCATCACCTCGAGGAGGCGCTCGAGATCGCCGACCACGCGGTTGTGTTCCGTGACGGCGAGCTCGTGGCGACGGGGGAACGCGACGCGATCGACATCGCGTGGGTGATCTCCAACATGGTCGGACGGTCAGCCGACGACCTCAGCCCCGACCTGCGCGACGAGTTCGGCGAGATCGCACTGTCGTTGCGGAACGTGACGGTCGCCGACCCATCCAATCCCACTCGTCTCGCCGTCGATGACCTCAGCCTCGACGTCCGGGCCGGCGAGATCGTCTGCCTCTACGGACTCATGGGCGCCGGCCGCACGGAACTGCTCGAAGCACTCGCCGGCCGGGCGCCGATCCAGCGCGGCACGGTCACCGTCGGCGGGAAGGAGCTGCGCGGCGAGTCGATCGCCGACCGCATCCGGATGGGGCTCGCACTCGTTCCGGAGGACCGGCAGCGCGACGGACTCGTGCAGACCATGTCGGTGGGGGAGAACAGTTCCCTCGCGAGCCTGATCGCGTACGTGCGGGGCTTCTGGATCGGCGATCGCTGCGAGCGGGAGGCCGTCGAGAAGGGCATCGCCGACGTTCGCGTCAAGACATCCGGTCCCTCAGCGTCGATCACCTCGCTGTCAGGCGGGAACCAGCAGAAGGTCGTCATCGGAAAGGTGCTCATGACCGAACCCGACGTCATCCTGCTCGACGAACCGTCGAGGGGGATCGATGTGGGAGCGAAGGGCGAGATCTTCGCCCTCATGGCCCGTGAGGCCCGGCGCGGCCTCGCTGTGCTCTTCGCCACGTCGGAGGTGAGCGAGGCGCTCGGCGTCTCGAACCGCGTCGTGGTGATGTCGAAGGGCCGCATCGTCCGCCAGTTCGACCCGAAGAACGCCACACGCGAAGACCTGATGATCGCCTCCGGAGAGGCGACCGAGGAAGAACTGACGGGGAGCGCACACCGATGAACGCCATGACCACCCAGCACGTCGAACCCACGACCACGAAGCCGACGCCCGACCCGAAGCGGCCGTCCCGCAACGTCGACATCTGGTCGCTGCTCATGGAGGGACGCGCCTTCATCGCGCTGATCCTCCTCGTGATCGTCTTCGCGTCGCTGTCGGACTCGTTCCTGACCATGAACAACCTGATCACGATGACCAAGCACGTCGCCTACAACGCGATCCTCGCGATCGGCATGCTGTTCGTCATCCTCAAGGGCGGCATCGACCTGTCGGTCGGCTCCACTGTCGGCCTGTCCGGCGTCGTCGCCGGCACCCTGCTGCAGGGGTGGCAGCTGGAGCTGTTCGACATCGTCGCCTTTCCGCAGGTCTGGGTCGTCGTGGTCGCCTCGCTGGCCGTCGGAACCCTCGTCGGGGCGGTCAACGGGGTGCTCGTCACGAGGTTCAACGTCGCACCGTTCATCGCCACACTGGGCATGCTGTACGTGGCCCGCGGCGCGGCCCTGCTGATCTCGAACGGCACCACCTACCCGCGGCTCGCGGGCAGCGAGGAGCTGGGCAACCAGGGATTCCTCCTGATCGGCGGCGGCCGCATTCTCGGCATCCCGACCGCCATCTGGATCATGGTCGTCTTCGCCCTGATCGCCGTCTTCGTGCTGCGCAAGACCCCCTTCGGCCGCTGGGTCTACGCCACCGGCGGGAACGAGCGCGCAGCCGAGCTCTCCGGCGTGCCGGTGAAGAAGGTGAAGATGCGCGTGTACATCATCAGCGGCTTCTGCGCGGCCACGACCGGACTGATCATCTCGTCCGAACTCACGAGCGCGGCTCCGCAACTCGGCGAGACGTTTGAGCTGAACGCGATCGCCGCCGTCGTCATCGGCGGTGCAGCGCTCACCGGGGGCCGGGGCAACGTGCGAGGCGTGCTGATCGGCGCCTTCGTGATCGGCTTCCTCAGCGACGGTCTCGTGCTCCTGGGCGTGTCGACGTTCTGGCAGATCACGATCAAGGGCGCGGTGATCATCCTCGCCGTGATGCTCGATCAAGCCCAGCAGCGCATCAAGCGCTCCAAGAACGCCGCCCTCGCCGCGGCCGACCGACAGTCTTCGCGTCAGGCGCCGCAGGCGGACAACTGACCGAGAGGGCGCCGGCCGTCGGCCGGTGCCCGTTAGTGAAACACCCGATCGAAAGGCAAGACATGCGACGCAGGATCATCGCGGCTGCTGCGGCCACACTCACGGCACTGGCGCTGGCGGGCTGTTCGTCTCCCAGCGGAGCGGATGGCGGTACTGGCGGAGACGGTGAGGCGGGCGGGCTCATCGCGATCATCACGCCATCTCACGACAACCCGTTCTTCAAGGCGGAGGCGGATGCGGCCCAGGCCGAGGCCGAGAAGCTGGGATACGAGACATCCGTCGCATCTCACGACGACGACCCGAACAAGCAGAGCGAACTCATCGACGCGGCCATCAGCAACGGCGCAAAGGCGATCATCCTCGACAATGCCGGCGCCGACGCCTCGATCGGTCCGGTGCAGAAGGCCGAGGATGCCGGCATCCCCGTCTTCCTGATCGATCGTGAGATCAACGAGACCGGCATCGCGAAGGCGCAGATCGTCGCCAACAACGCGCAGGGTGCGGCAGCGGTCGCCGAGGAGTTCGTCGCGGCACTTCCGAATGGCGGCAAGTACCTCGAGCTCACCGGCAAGGAGTCCGACACGAATGCGGGCGTTCGTTCCGAGGCGTTCGCGAGCGTCATCTCCCAGTACCCGAACCTGACCCAGGTCGCGAAGGAGACCGCCAACTGGAGCCAGGATGAGGCGTTCAGCAAGATCGAGACGCTGCTGCAGCGTGATCCCGATGTCCAGGGCATCATCGCGGGCAACGACACGATGGCGCTCGGCGCCGTCGCTGCGGTCGAGGCCGCGGGACTCACCGGCAAGGTCGTCATCGCCGGCTTCGACGGGAGCCCTGATGCAGTGGCGGCCATCGCCGACGGCAAGCTCCTCGCCACCGGATTGCAGCCGGCCGTGCTGATCTCGCAGCTCGCCGTGCAGCAGGCCGACCGGTTCATCACGACCGGCGAGACCGGCGAAGACGAGAAGCAGTCCATCGACTGCATCGTGATCAACGCCGACAACGCGGGTTCCTACACGCTGTTCGCGATCGAGTAGAGCTGGCAACTGGAGGGGCGCTCGCCGGCGGACGGCGGGCGCCTTCTCTATTCGCGGGTCTCGGTCTTCGATGGCTGAGAGAGACGCGCTGCCAGCATTTCGGCCGCGTCGCGCGAAGGTGGGAGATGCGATGAAGCGAATCGGGACGGCGGCCGTGGCAGTTCTGGCGGTTCTGCTTTCGGGATGTTCCGCGCCGGCGACCGACCTCTGGAGAGGTCGTACTAACTTCGTAGAGTGACCATCGAATTACAGTCGGTGACGTTCCGCTCTCAGAATCCGCAGCGCGACGCAGAGTTCTGGGGAGCCGTGTTGAACCGACCCCTTGAAGGCGACGGCGCCGGGATCTTGCTCGCCGGGGAGTCAGGACAGGTGGGTATCCGGTTTACCGCCGGCGCTCCTCATGGTGAGGAGAAGAATCGCCTTCACCTTCATCTCGCTGACGGACCCCGTGATCAGAGTGACACCATCGCGGTGTGCCTGAAGCTCGGGGCGCGGCTTCTCGGCAGCGGTCACGTACCGGAGAACAGTTACGCGGTCATGGCCGATGTGGTCGGAGATGAGTTCTGTGTGATCGAAGACAGGAACTCCTACTTGGCCGGATGTGGTCCGTTGGGGGAGGTCACGTGCGATGGCACGCGAACTGTTGGACTGTTTTGGAGCCTGGTACTCGGATGGCCTCTTGTGTGGGACGAGGGCGAAGAAACCTCCATCCAGTCTCCTGCCGGTGGAACAAAGATCGCCTGGAACGGTGAAACCGTAAATCCAAAGACTGCTCGAGATCGTCGATACTTGGTGCTCTCCGTCGCGAGACATCAGCTCGATGATGAAGTAAGCCGACTGCTGGCCCTCGGGGCCTCTCGTCAGGCCATCAGCCAGACGGGTGAGACCGTCCTCAGCGATCCCGACGGCAACAAGTTCGTACTTCGCGCGATCTAGGACCGCATCCAGGCGCCCGATCGAGAGCAGGCTTGCCGCGGTCGGCGTCTGCTGCGGGGCGCACCGGCGCAGGTCACTGTCACACGAGCAGCGCCTCGAGCTCCGGAAGTCGGCCGAACAGGTCGGGGAGGCCGCGCACCCCCTTGCGCACGGACTCGTGCGACAGCGCGAGGTCAGGGCCGGTGCTCGCCTCGACACCGGCGAGGCACCGGAGGATGTTCCACCTCGTGTGCCCCAGCCAGCCGCCGATCATGAACACAAACCAGCTTGGACCTGACGGCGGCAGCGCTCCGCCCCCCGCGACATAGCCGTCGAGAACCGAGCGGAAAATAGCGGGCTTGATGTCGTCGAAGCCAGGTCCCTTCGCGAGGCTCAGCGCGGTCGAGCCGAGCTCACTGGACAGGTCGAGCATCCCCGAGAGCTCCCAGTCGAGCACCACCGGCCGACCCTCTCGAGCGAGCAGGTTCCACGGTTGGATGTCCCTGTGGGTCAGCACGACGGGGCCCGGCCGTTCGCAGGTGTCGACGAAGTGGGCAATCGCGAGGAACGTCTCGACGTGAGAGGCGAGCTCGTCGGCCCACGGCTGTCCGGTCGCCGCCGCCCGCGCGGCGAGCTCGGACCAGTCCCGTGACGTCGGGTCCTCGATCGGCACATGGGTCCACGCGACGTCGAGCGCATGGATGCGCGCGAGGATCTCACCGATCTCAAACGCGTACGCCGCCGACACCGGCGCTTCGGGCACCTTCTCGCCTTCGACCCATCGGTGAACGAGCGTGTAGTCGCTGGCCGAGATCGGCTCCGGCATCGGAATGCCGGCAGCGAAGGCCGCCCGCTCAAACCTGAACACATCCTCGACGCGATAGGTCCAGCGGCGGTCGACGAGGTTCAACTCCTTCACCGCGAACGACCCCTGGTCGGTGTCGAGCCGGTACATCCGGTTGGCGAACCCGCCGTGGACGCGAATCATCGGCCCGATCGGCGCGCCGAGATGCCAAAGGTCCACCCGCGCATTCTAGGAGCTGGCAGTTCATCCCTTTGTGACTGTCGGCTCTTGATGACGCACTCGAGTGCAACGAACAAACGCGGCACGAATCAGAAGCGGGAGATTGCTTCGTCGAGCATCCGATGCCCCTGCGCTTCGAACGCGACATCGCCGACGAGGAACGCCCATGCGGCGGTGCTGATGGCTTCGCGTAGGAGCTCGATCGGCCAGACCTCTTCGCCACGTGGATCGGCGCCGTAGCCGTTGAGGAAGACAACTTCGAGGGCGGGGATCTCCCTCCACTGCTGGTTGGCAAGCCGGCAGAGGTCTGTTTCGCGTGGCCGGAAGTCGAATCTCCCGAAGTCGATCACCCTCACTCGGTCATCGTCGATCAGCCAGTTCCGCGGGTGCCAGTCGCCGTGAGTGGGAACGACTACGACAGGTGCCGGGCGGTACGCGCCAAGGATGCGCCGCGCCTCTGCGTCGACCCGCGGGGAGATCCGGTGTGGTCGATCGAGCCAGGAAAGCGCCTTGGCCGTGGCACGGCGCTCATAGTCGGTGTCGACTCGTTCCTGCTGATCGTGGAGCGAGCGAAGCAGGAGGCCGGCCTGTGCATGGACATCCGACGCCCACTCGAAGGGCGTCTCCTCGACGAGCACTCCGGGCTGGTACTCGGTGATCAGCAGATTGGTCGCGCGATCGCTCGTCACGAGCCGGGCGGCGCGCCCACTTCTCGCAAGTGGGGCGGTGTAGGACTCGTAAGCTGTGATCTCCCGCGGGATGTGGTGATTGTCTGGGCCCGCCGCCTTCACAACGAAGTCCTGGTCTCCCGTCCGTACATGCAGCACGTGAGTGTCCACCAAGCCCCACGACATGTCTTCCACCAGCGCGGGTACGCCGAGGTGACGCTCGACAAAGGCCGCTTGCATCTTGTCGAGGAGCCCCTGATCCCATTCGGCCACGCATTCAGACTACGAGCCGGAAAGGCGAATTCCCGAGGCTTTCAACTCGAGGGCCGCGAGTTGCCTGATGACGTCCGTGTCGCCGCGGCGCCAGGCGCCGGCGACGTCCGCGTTCACGCGTGCGAGGTCCTGCGGCGACCGGGTGGCGAGTGCCCGGAACGCAAGCAGGTCCAGGGATGTCGGGGAGTCGGTGAGGCGCTTCGCCGCGGCGCGGCGAGCGATGCCGGTGATTCGAGGACGGATCCAACCGAACAGCAAGATCAACACGACCAGACCGACAACCGTCCATGCGGTGAAAGCCGCGAGACTTTGCACGGTCCGCTGCCAATCGTCGCCGGCGGCAGCGAGCGTCCCACCCGCGTCGCTGGCGGCGTCGAACGGTGCCCTTATGCTCCCGCCGATCAGCGGTATCGCAGCCAGGCTGTCGCCGATGTCGCTCATCGTCGACGCGAGGCCGGTTCCTGACTGCTCCACATCCCGACCGATCGCATCGAACGCGGCGATCGCGTTGTGAATCGACACGGCCACAACAATTCCGCCGAGAAGCACCACGAGTGCGAAGACGTCACCCACGATCTGCATCGTTCGTCGCCCGGGAAAATCTGAATACAGCGTCACAGTCATCCCCTTACCCGCGCGAACAAGAACGGTCCCACCATATGCACCTCGCTGGATCGCGAAGGCGACTACAAGTCCTTCATGTAGAACAGCGAGTTCCCGTGGGTGTCGTCAGGTTCAACTCGAGTGGTTTCGACAAATCCGAGTTTGGCCATAACACGACGAGAAGCCGTGTTCCAATCACGGACTGTCGCCCACAGGCGTCGGTAGCCTGACTCCTCCGCCCAGCTGAGCACTGCCCACGAGGCCTCAGTTGCATATCCCTGACGCCAGACCTTACGGAGAAACTCATAGGCCAGTTCTGGCTCGCCTTCCTGTCCGTGGGCGTTTGGAATCAGGCCGCAGTAGCCGATGACCTCGCCGGAACCCCTTCGCTCTGCCGCCAAAAGCCCCAGGGAGGCATCCGGGTCTCCGCGACGGATCCAGCCCTCGATGTCCTCCAGCGTCGGGTGACCATCGGCGGTTATCCGACGATGCGGAGGGACGCGAGGATCGCGCTCGGTCCACAGCTCACGCTGGAGGGCGGCATCGGACACACGCCAACGCCGGAGCAGCAGCCGATCCGTCTCCAGGACGACCTCGCCTTCGGATACTCGCGCGTGGCTCATAGCGATGAGTATGCAGGACAAGCACACGATTGCCCTGGTGCGTGCATTGCTCGCTCGTCGGAAGTTCCGGGTGCGGCGCCGCGGCGGCGATCAGACCGGAGGGCGCGGCCGGGCGTCGGTGCGGTGCCGGTCGGCGCGCTTCGGCCGCGGCTTGGGGCCGGTGGCCGCCTGGCGCGCCCCGTCGTGATCGCGGTGCTGCGCCTCGTCGTGGTCGCGGCGCGGCACGGCGTCGGCGCGGTCGCGAGGCTGCGGCCGCGGCAGGGGGATCGGCGAGGTGAGCGCCACTTGCTCCGAGAAGTCGGCCGGCACGAGCCGGTCATTCGGCACGGGCGGCACGAGCTCGCCCTCGCCCGGCTTGGCACGGTCGTGCACGAGCCGCACGGGCCGGGTGGCGACGACGGCGATCGCGGCGGTCGGGGCATCCGCGAATCGCACTGCGGGTCGCCAAGCGGATCGCGGATGCCGCACCACGCGCATGCCCCGTGCGAACAAGAGCCAGCCGAGCCCGATGAGAGCCGCGACGACGGCGGCGACCGCGGCGACGCCGAGCGCCCAGCGCGGACCCCACGCGTCGGCGACGGCGCCCACGATGGGTGCTCCGAGCGGCGTGCCGCCCGAGAGGATCGCCATGTAGAGGGCCATCACCCGGCCGCGGAGCTCGGGCTCGGTCGTCGTCTGCACATAGCCGTTCGCCGTGGTGAGGATGGTCACCGCGCCGAAGCCGATGAGCATCGTGGAGGCCGCGAAGGTCCAGAACGTGGGCATGAGGGCGGCGATGAGGACGGCGGCGCCGAAGAATCCCGACGCGAGGATGATCACGCGCATCCTGGCTCGGTCGCGACGAGCGGCGAGGAGCGCCCCGGTGAGCGAGCCGATCGCGAGGATCGACGACAGCAGGCCGTATTCGCCCGCTCCGCGGCCGAACTCGACCGCCATCGTCGAGGAGAAGATCGGGAAGTTCATGCCGAATGCGCCGATGAGGAACACCATGACGAACACGATCACGAGGTCGGGGCGACGGGCGACGTAGCGGAAGCCCGCAACGAACTGGCCGCGCGCGCGAGGGGCTCGCGGCATCCGTGTCAATTGCCTGCCGCGCAGCATCGCGAGTGCGACCAGCACGGCGAGGAACGTGGCTCCGTTGATGATGAACACCCAGCCCGAGCCGACGAGCACGATGAGGAAGCCGGCCGAGGCGGGGCCGATCATCCGCGCAGCGTTGAACGAGGCGGAGTTCAGCGCCACGGCGTTCGACATGTGCGAACTCGACACGAGGTCGGCGACGAAGGTCTGGCGAGCGGGCGTGTCGACGGCGTTGACGATGCCGAGGAGCAGCGCGAACACGTAGAGGTGCCAGAGCTCGGCCTCGCCGAACACGAGCAGGAGGCCGAGCGCGACGCCGAGCGTCATGAGCGCGGTCTGCGTGACCATGAGGATCTTGCGCCGGTCGAAGCGATCGGCGATGAGCCCGGTGACGGGAACGAGCAGCAGTTGCGGGGCGAACTGCAGTGCCATCGTGATGCCGACGGCGAAGGCGTCGTTGTCGGTGAGCTCGGTGAGTACCACCCAGTTCTGGGCGGTGGCCTGCATCCAGGCTCCGACGTTCGAGACGAGGGCGCCGATGAACCAGATTCGGTAGTTGCGGTGGACGAGGGAGCGGAACATTGCACTCACTGGGTGGCGAGTCCTCCCATCAGTTCAGCGGCCCGGGCGAGGGTCGCGCGGTCTTCTTTCGAGAGCTCGCGAAGGCGCGTGGTGAGCCAGGCGTCGCGCTTCGAGAGCGTGGCCTTCACGACGTCGCGGCCGGCGTCGCTCAGGGTGATGTTGGTCTTGCGGCGGTCGACGTCGTCGAGGGTGCGCGCGAGATAGCCGGCCTCTTCGAGGTGGTTGACCGTGCGGTTCATCGACGGCGCCGACACCCGCTCGCGCTCGGCGAGCTGGGTGAGAGTCTGGCTGCCGTGCCGGTAGAGCTCGCCGAGCACCGCGAACTGCGCGTCGGAGAGGGCCTGGTCGGCCTTCTGCGCACGGATGCGGCGGGCCAGCCGGAAGGTCGCGAGACGGAGTTCGGTGCTCTGCTCCGCGATCGTTGCCATAGATTACTTAGCATAGCTCATTAGCCTTGCTAAGTAAAGTCTGCGGATGCCTGCGCCGCCCACGCCGCACGCGCGACGCACCCCGGTAACATCGCGGTAACCACAGACTGGGAGCCTCGTGCCATGGGAACGCTCTTCGACGGCTACACCCCGGCTCGCTCGGGCCGCAAGCGCAAGCGGCGAGCGCAACCGTGGGACGAGATGTTCCCGACCGACGGGGTGAGTGTGCGCGAGCCCTACCGCGAGCTGTATCCGGCCCTCGCCCGCATGACGCAAGAGGAGCTCCGCGGGCGCACCGACGCGCTCGCGAGCTCGTATCTCGCCCAGGGCGTCACCTTCGACTTCGCGGGTGAGGAGCGGCCCTTCCCGCTCGATGCCGTGCCGCGCGTCATCGCGGCACCCGAGTGGACCATCGTCGAAGCGGGCGTCGCCCAGCGGGTGCGCGCCCTCGAGCGGTTCCTCGCCGACGTCTACGGGCCCCAGGCGGCCGTGCGCGACGGCGTCATCCCGGCCGCGCTCATCAGCTCCTCGACGCACTACCACCGGCAGGCCGCCGGGATCTCGAGTGCGAACGGCGTGCGCATCCACGTCGCCGGCATCGACGTCATCCGCGACGAGCGCGGCGACTGGCGAGTGCTCGAAGACAACGTGCGGGTGCCGAGCGGCGTGAGCTACGTCATCTCGAATCGACGGGTGATGGCGCAGACCCTGCCCGAGCTCTTCGTCTCGATGCGCGTGCGGCCGGTGGGCGACTACCCGAACAAGCTGCTGCAGGCGCTGCGCGCGAGCGCGCCCGAGGGCGTGGAAGACCCGACCGTGGTGGTGTTGACGCCGGGCGTGCACAACTCCGCGTACTACGAGCACACCCTGCTCGCCCGCCTCATGGGCGTCGAGCTCGTCGAGGGCCGCGACCTCTTCTGCTCGGGCGGCCGGGTGTGGATGCGCACGACCGCCGGCCCCACGCGCGTCGACGTCATCTACCGCCGCGTCGACGACGAGTTCCTCGACCCGCAGCAGTTCCGGCCCGACTCGGTGCTCGGCGCGCCCGGCATGCTGCTCGCGGCCCGTCTCGGGCACGTCACGATCGCGAACGCCGTGGGCAACGGCGTCGCCGACGACAAGCTCGTCTACACCTACGTGCCCGACCTCATCCGCTACTACCTCGGCGAGGAGCCGATCCTGCCCAACGTCGACACGTGGCGGCTCGAGGAGCCCGAGGCGCTCGCCGAGGTGCTCGACCGGCTCGACGAAGTCGTCGTGAAGCCCGTCGACGGCTCGGGGGGCAAGGGCCTCGTCATCGGTCCGGATGCCTCGAAGGCCGAGCTCGCCCAGCTGCGAACGCAGCTCCTCCGCGACCCGCGCGGCTGGATCGCACAACCCGTCGTGCAGCTCTCGACGATCCCCACGCTCGTCGAAGACGGCATGCGGCCTCGTCACGCCGACCTCCGGCCCTTCGCCGTGAACGACGGCACCGACGTGTGGGTGCTGCCCGGCGGCCTCACTCGAGTGGCCCTGCCCGAGGGGCAGCTCGTCGTGAACTCGAGCCAGGGCGGCGGCTCGAAGGACACGTGGGTGCTCGACGGCGACTCCGCGAACGGGGCTGGTGCCGGGGCCGCGGGCACGATGCGCGCCGGACGCTCCACTGCGGGCATGGGCGCGCTCGTCGCCGACCAGGCCACGAAGGCGGTCGAGACGAGCGCGATCGCCGTCGTGGCGGCCGCCGATGCGGGGTCCACCGGGGGCTCCACGCATGGGCTGCATCCACCCGAGGCCTCACCGCAAGACGAGGAGGCGCCCGTGCGCCAGCAGCAGCAACAACAGCAGCAGGCCCGCGGGGCGGAGGCGTTCCCATGCTGAGCCGCATCGCCGAGTCCCTCTTCTGGATCGGCCGGTACATCGAACGCAGCGACGGCACCGCGCGCATCCTCGACGTGCACCTGCAGCTCCTGCTCGAAGACCCGTGGATCGACGAGGACACCGCCTGCCGGTCGCTCCTGTCCGTGATGGGCAGCGAGGCGAACGAAGACGTGCCGCTCGGCCGCGACGACGTCATCGCCCTCCTCGCCGTCGACCGCACGCACCCGGCGTCGATTGCGCACTCCATCGCCGCCGCCCGCGAGAACGCGAGGCGCGCCCGCGAGATCGTCTCGACCGAGCTGTGGGAGGCGCTGAACCAGACGAATGCACGGATGCCGCGACGCGTCGCCGGCGACAAGACGCACGAGTTCTTCCGCTGGGTCCGAGACCGTTCCGCGCTCGCGATCGGCGTCGTCGACTCCGCGACGAGTCGCGACGAGGCGTGGCAGTTCTTCTCGCTCGGACGCGCCCTCGAGCGCGCCGACATGACCGCCCGCCTCCTCGCGACGCGCTCGCTCACCGAGGCGAGCGGCCCGAGCTGGACCACGATCCTGCGCAGCTGCGGCGGCTATGAGGCCTACCTCCGCAGCTATCGCGGGGTGCCGTCGACCCAGTCGGCCGCCGAGTTCCTGCTGCTCGACCGACTCTTCCCGCGGTCGATCATCTCGAGCGTCATCCGTGCCGAGGAATCGCTGCGCGAGATCGACCCGCGTGCCGGCCGTGTCGGCGTCACCGACCAGGGGCAGCGACTGCTCGGCCAGATCCGCTCCGAGCTCGAGTACCGTCCGATCGCCGAGATCCTCACCGACCTGACGGCGCACATGGAGCATATCCAATCGGTCACCTCGTCGGCGAGCGAGGCGATCCGGCAGCGCTACTTCCCGACGAGCGTCGCGCCGGTCTGGATCGGGGAGGTTTCATGAGCCGCATCAGCATCGTGCACCGCACGGGCTTCAGCTACGAGCAGCCCGCGACGGCGTCGTACAACGAGGCGCG
The Agromyces albus DNA segment above includes these coding regions:
- a CDS encoding DUF2291 family protein, which translates into the protein MTRPTRRRPPIRPWMVWTIAVLVLGSAAVASTRFVTTDDAQAATSGKAFDPAGYAAERYESEIAPQIEADAIDLAGLLEELAAGADEAEFGHTPGAGSSYSFPVEFTAVAGAPNGSILPVTVEGIPGGVTVQVQIGPAINGTAIRDVTGTVSFNEFKNQLEFQEVATELNNSVRETALSDLDPVSLEGKTLHVVGAFTRVNPALVSIVPVVFEVQP
- a CDS encoding sugar ABC transporter ATP-binding protein; translated protein: MSDAAIERDAVVMRARQITKTYGATRALKGVDFEIRSGAVTALFGENGAGKSTLMKILSGVETPTSGILELDGREIQLASTVDAAEHGIAIIHQELSLCPNLSIRDNIYMGRELVRGGIVVDERTENVRTRELMARLEEQLDPRTLVADLRLGQQQVVEIARALAGDARVLIMDEPTSALSGNEVEVLFRLIRELTDSGVAIVYISHHLEEALEIADHAVVFRDGELVATGERDAIDIAWVISNMVGRSADDLSPDLRDEFGEIALSLRNVTVADPSNPTRLAVDDLSLDVRAGEIVCLYGLMGAGRTELLEALAGRAPIQRGTVTVGGKELRGESIADRIRMGLALVPEDRQRDGLVQTMSVGENSSLASLIAYVRGFWIGDRCEREAVEKGIADVRVKTSGPSASITSLSGGNQQKVVIGKVLMTEPDVILLDEPSRGIDVGAKGEIFALMAREARRGLAVLFATSEVSEALGVSNRVVVMSKGRIVRQFDPKNATREDLMIASGEATEEELTGSAHR
- a CDS encoding ABC transporter permease yields the protein MTTQHVEPTTTKPTPDPKRPSRNVDIWSLLMEGRAFIALILLVIVFASLSDSFLTMNNLITMTKHVAYNAILAIGMLFVILKGGIDLSVGSTVGLSGVVAGTLLQGWQLELFDIVAFPQVWVVVVASLAVGTLVGAVNGVLVTRFNVAPFIATLGMLYVARGAALLISNGTTYPRLAGSEELGNQGFLLIGGGRILGIPTAIWIMVVFALIAVFVLRKTPFGRWVYATGGNERAAELSGVPVKKVKMRVYIISGFCAATTGLIISSELTSAAPQLGETFELNAIAAVVIGGAALTGGRGNVRGVLIGAFVIGFLSDGLVLLGVSTFWQITIKGAVIILAVMLDQAQQRIKRSKNAALAAADRQSSRQAPQADN
- a CDS encoding D-ribose ABC transporter substrate-binding protein; this translates as MRRRIIAAAAATLTALALAGCSSPSGADGGTGGDGEAGGLIAIITPSHDNPFFKAEADAAQAEAEKLGYETSVASHDDDPNKQSELIDAAISNGAKAIILDNAGADASIGPVQKAEDAGIPVFLIDREINETGIAKAQIVANNAQGAAAVAEEFVAALPNGGKYLELTGKESDTNAGVRSEAFASVISQYPNLTQVAKETANWSQDEAFSKIETLLQRDPDVQGIIAGNDTMALGAVAAVEAAGLTGKVVIAGFDGSPDAVAAIADGKLLATGLQPAVLISQLAVQQADRFITTGETGEDEKQSIDCIVINADNAGSYTLFAIE
- a CDS encoding VOC family protein, which translates into the protein MTIELQSVTFRSQNPQRDAEFWGAVLNRPLEGDGAGILLAGESGQVGIRFTAGAPHGEEKNRLHLHLADGPRDQSDTIAVCLKLGARLLGSGHVPENSYAVMADVVGDEFCVIEDRNSYLAGCGPLGEVTCDGTRTVGLFWSLVLGWPLVWDEGEETSIQSPAGGTKIAWNGETVNPKTARDRRYLVLSVARHQLDDEVSRLLALGASRQAISQTGETVLSDPDGNKFVLRAI
- a CDS encoding phosphotransferase family protein; this encodes MDLWHLGAPIGPMIRVHGGFANRMYRLDTDQGSFAVKELNLVDRRWTYRVEDVFRFERAAFAAGIPMPEPISASDYTLVHRWVEGEKVPEAPVSAAYAFEIGEILARIHALDVAWTHVPIEDPTSRDWSELAARAAATGQPWADELASHVETFLAIAHFVDTCERPGPVVLTHRDIQPWNLLAREGRPVVLDWELSGMLDLSSELGSTALSLAKGPGFDDIKPAIFRSVLDGYVAGGGALPPSGPSWFVFMIGGWLGHTRWNILRCLAGVEASTGPDLALSHESVRKGVRGLPDLFGRLPELEALLV
- a CDS encoding phosphotransferase, encoding MAEWDQGLLDKMQAAFVERHLGVPALVEDMSWGLVDTHVLHVRTGDQDFVVKAAGPDNHHIPREITAYESYTAPLARSGRAARLVTSDRATNLLITEYQPGVLVEETPFEWASDVHAQAGLLLRSLHDQQERVDTDYERRATAKALSWLDRPHRISPRVDAEARRILGAYRPAPVVVVPTHGDWHPRNWLIDDDRVRVIDFGRFDFRPRETDLCRLANQQWREIPALEVVFLNGYGADPRGEEVWPIELLREAISTAAWAFLVGDVAFEAQGHRMLDEAISRF